The segment ttgtcttgcacctggctgacccaaattaggatccctagcaccccagatggtcctctgagcccaccaggaatgatccctaagcacaaagccaggagtcagccctgagtactgccagatgcagaaaaacaaaaccaaaaaagagaagcAGGCAACAGCAGTTGGTTACGTTTCACTTCTGTTGGTTTGGATCTTAAAATTCTCACTAAAAATACTGTGAGTTAGTGCCCCAAATATAAGTACAAACTTTTGCAAAATTGATCAAATCTAATCATGCTACAAAAATAAGCACCACAGTGACTCTTGGTGTTctccttggagctggagagatagtcaagcgggtagggcatttgccttgcacacagtggaccggttccatccctggcatcccatatggtcccccgagtactgccaggagtaattcctgagtacagagtaggGGCAACCACTGAGTGTCCcacggtgtggccccaaaacaaacaaaagactccGAGATGAATGCAGAGCAGCACTATTATAAGAGCTGACTAAATGCTGCCCTCCCTACTCTCGGGGCCTTCCCAGTGGTGTGGGAAGCCACCAGGGTTATGCCCGACAGTGCCCAAGAGGTCATGTGTGGCCTGTGCAAgccaggcctgtgctccagctcctgagctgtctccctggccctgatggtatacttttttttttctttttgggtaacacccagcaatgcacaggggttactcctggctcatgcactcaggaattactcctggtggtgctcgggggaccatatgggatgctgggaatcgaacctgggtcagccgtgtgcaaggcaaacgccctacccgcggtgctatcactccagccccacctgatgGTATACTTTAAGGTTTACACTTTCTGCAAAATGATTTGATCTTTTGCACCAGTATGTAACCCAAAAAATGGCCAGGGGTGGAAGAGAAGGAGTCATTTTGTCTCCTATCAGTCATCATAGGAAACTGCAGATTTGGGATAAAGAATGTTTCCATTTGATCTATTAGTAGCAGATCGAATAAAAGATAGGCTACACTCCTATGAATAAATGTGCCTGATTGTGACATGGAAATCAAGTTTGATTCTACATCATGCCTTACGGCTTTCTAGTTAATGTAAAATCAGTAACAGCAGCAGGAGCATTGCTTCCTCCCCGCCCTCTTTATCCTCAAGCTCATTGTTAATCAGAAAACAAGTGGAGTGGATTAATTCTGTGACTCAACTCTCTAGTTTTCCTTTTCCATGTCAGCTCTGGAATATGACACTCCCTACAACGCTGGTTATCAggtctctcttttcttcctttctttcctttggagTCCTCTCCTAATGAAAACATGCTGCCTTCCAggttattatttctaatttccaCGTAGAATAGGGAGACACATAAAGGGACACATCTAGAAAAATGCTgggatttatatttttcaaaacaagacaataattttgaatttcttaCTTTAATTCTTCTCTACATTACCACAGTAATATTTATCAGAGTTCAAGACATTATTGAAGCACAATAATGACCAATGACTTTACACGAATAGAGCTATCAATAATAAATTCATCAGAGATATAACTGGAAAAAAGTTGAAGTGAAATGTGACTCATTGTTCTATGTATACAGTATTGAAACAActgtaatattcaaacactcagaAAGTTCTAAGTAATATTAAATAACAATAGATAATTGTAAAATACTGAAACATTTTAAAGTACCTTTAAAATGaccaaaaacagatgaaagtTTTTTGGTATCATTTTAGTTACAATTTTGTACACAaaacactgtatttttaaaaactgatgatCCATGtgatatatacaaaaaaaaaaagaaaagaaaccctcaGCTCATTAGGTTGTCCCATGACTAAAATTCCacattattttatgaattaacAAACTTATTCGGTTAAAGAAAGCCTTTTAAGAAGTTATCATCTGTATGACATAAAATTGgtcttatttttttcagttttattaacaAAAACCTCCAATTAATTTAAGTTCAATTGATATgaatatcacttttttttaaagcctgGCTTGATTTTTGTAAAACTACAAAGAAAATTTCTCCAGTCTATAGGTTCTCAACGAGTTTCAGTAAACTAATAGAGTGATCACCCAAGTAGTTTTCCCCTGGAGATTTTATAGTACCAACTTTCATACTTTTCACAAAGTATCCTGCCCTTCTCTATGCTTTTGGTAGAACACTCAATCAATAATGGCATGTGGTATTCCTTAGCATAACCTGCCAAAATGTGataatttccttagaagaaaagcCATGAGCTGCAATCACACGTCTGAGCTGACAGACATCCAAATGGATCCTATATAAAAAGAAGAGGTTGGTGTCTTCTGGAATATGAATGTCCACTTTCAACAAATTCAAACAGATCCCAACATACACATCTTCGAACTTGATGGGTTTGACATGACTCATCATCTCATAGATTCTTGGGACCAAATCTCTGGACATTATATAACCCAACCCACTGCAGTAGGGAGGGAACACCTTGAAGGGATACTCCTGGTATGAAATATGGGTTTTTTGATAAAATCCTCTGTAGGAATAATTATCAATTAGAGGATAACCTGTGAAAAACTTTTCTGAGtggtttaaatttaaaagatacttCACTAAATTGCCAGTATTGATGAAAACATCAGTATCTGTCTTCATGACGTACTTGGCATTGGGGCAAAATTCACTGACCCACCGGAAAGCCATAATGGTTTTCAGGGTCAGGTTATTGTAGGTGTCTAAAAAATCTTGCCGTATTATATCTCCATAAAGTTGATGTTCATCCTCTAAGGACAAAGCTAACACTTTGTCCTCCTTTTCAGCCTGCTGGCCTAATAAAAAGAATGTAAGAACCTCGTATCCCCACCAGGACTTTTTCTCACCCCAGGTGACTCTAATAGCCTGTCTGGCTTTCACATCCGAGGGGTGTGAGGTCACCAGGATGACAAGAAAGGGGTTCTGATGAGAACAGTTTGAATGCTCCCGAAGTGTGAAGTGGAAGTCTTGTCTATAAATTGGCTCATACTCATAGAAGTACATCCAGTTTACCCGCTCTATCACATTGTAGTGGGGGAGACTGAGGTACCACATCACAAGGAAACTCAGGAGGGACAGCAGCAGGAGGCTCCATTTGAGGGATCTCAGTGACATCTTACTCAGAAGTGTGGTCAGGAGAGCGAGAGCCATCCACAGAAGCCCAGAAGCACACAAGTCTCAGGTTCTGCAACGTACAACAGACCTGGTTAGA is part of the Sorex araneus isolate mSorAra2 chromosome 2, mSorAra2.pri, whole genome shotgun sequence genome and harbors:
- the B3GALNT1 gene encoding UDP-GalNAc:beta-1,3-N-acetylgalactosaminyltransferase 1 codes for the protein MALALLTTLLSKMSLRSLKWSLLLLSLLSFLVMWYLSLPHYNVIERVNWMYFYEYEPIYRQDFHFTLREHSNCSHQNPFLVILVTSHPSDVKARQAIRVTWGEKKSWWGYEVLTFFLLGQQAEKEDKVLALSLEDEHQLYGDIIRQDFLDTYNNLTLKTIMAFRWVSEFCPNAKYVMKTDTDVFINTGNLVKYLLNLNHSEKFFTGYPLIDNYSYRGFYQKTHISYQEYPFKVFPPYCSGLGYIMSRDLVPRIYEMMSHVKPIKFEDVYVGICLNLLKVDIHIPEDTNLFFLYRIHLDVCQLRRVIAAHGFSSKEIITFWQVMLRNTTCHY